A single window of Maylandia zebra isolate NMK-2024a linkage group LG2, Mzebra_GT3a, whole genome shotgun sequence DNA harbors:
- the diaph1 gene encoding protein diaphanous homolog 1 isoform X2, with product MDHQTGSSASAAGPKKDKKSKKSYDDGDGKKKFLERFTSMRKKEKEKPGPPPGHRHSSAASYEISAQSGMMNDHSDEYVLELFEQMLVDMNLNEEKQQPLRQKDILIKREMVSQYLHTSKAGQSQKESSKSAMMYIQELKADYRDSQLLSCLESLRVSLNNNPVSWVQNFGDEGLALLLNLLRKLQEEECTPIGTKCQHEIIRCLKAFMNNKHGLKSMLESPEGIPLLTRAINPKVPHMMVDAVKLLSAISILERPENLHERVLEAITEEAEKQDTERFQPLLTGMRSSSIALKSGCMQLINALISRAEELDFRIHIRSELLRLGLRDQLKEVRKIENEELKVQLTVFDEQAEDDSEDLKARLDDIRMEMDDVRDIFEILVNTVKDSKAEGHFLSLMQHLLLIRNDYLARPQYYKLIDECISQIVLHRNGTDPDFKCRNLSFNIEGLIDNMVDKTKVETSEAKASELEKKLDAELTARHELQVELKKLESDYEQKLQDLSQEKEQLATSKQEREKENQGLQEQLGNLKTQIEKLSKDLEEAKTKVITVTVPVPTPVFPPPPPPPPLPGQNVGIPPPPPPLPGHANVPVPQAPQGPPLPGHAGIPPPPPPLPGMPGPPPPPPLPGMPGPPPPPPLPGMPGPPPPPPLPGMPGPPPPGGPGIPPPPPGPGMPPPPPFAMGGWGAPAPPALPFGLKPKKEYKPEVQLKRANWSKIGPEDLSENSFWIKAKEDQFENNELFAKLTLTFSSQTKTTKGKNNRCTLPLFF from the exons TTGGAGCGTTTCACCAGCATGAGGaaaaaggagaaggagaagCCTGGACCACCGCCAGGTCACCGACACTCTTCAGCTGCCAGCTATGAGATCAGTGCTCAGAGTGGCATGATGAATGATCATTCTGATGAATATGTCCTGGAACTGTTTGAACAGATGCTG GTGGATATGAACCTCAATGAGGAAAAGCAGCAGCCTCTGAGACAGAAAGACATTTTGATCAAACGAGAGATGGTCTCCCAGTACCTCCACACATCTAAAGCT GGTCAGAGCCAGAAGGAGAGTTCCAAGTCGGCCATGATGTACATCCAGGAGTTAAAGGCAGACTATCGAGATTCACAGCTGCTGAGCTGTCTTGAATCTCTAAGAGTTTCACTCAATAACAACCCTGTTAG TTGGGTACAGAACTTTGGAGATGAAGGGTTGGCTCTGCTTCTGAATCTGCTGAGAAAACTCCAGGAAGAGGAATGCAC GCCAATTGGAACGAAATGCCAACATGAGATAATTCGTTGTCTTAAAGCCTTTATGAACAACAAG CATGGTCTGAAATCCATGTTGGAGTCACCTGAGGGAATTCCTCTGCTAACCAGAGCCATCAACCCAAAAGTGCCTCATATGATGGTGGACGCTGTCAAGCTTCTTTCTGCCATCTCCATTTTGGAGCGTCCTGAAAACCT tCACGAGCGTGTTTTAGAGGCCATTACAGAGGAGGCAGAGAAACAGGACACTGAAAGGTTTCAGCCACTTCTTACTGGAATGAGGAGCTCCAGCATTGCACTTAAG AGTGGCTGCATGCAGTTAATAAACGCCTTGATCAGCCGTGCAGAAGAACTGGACTTCAGAATCCATATTCGCTCTGAACTGCTAAGACTGGGTCTTAGAGATCAGCTGAAG GAGGTGCGAAAGATAGAAAATGAAGAGCTGAAGGTGCAACTCACAGTGTTTGATGAGCAGGCTGAAGATGATTCTGAGGACCTCAAAGCACGTCTGGATGACATCCGAATGGAAATGGA TGATGTGAGGGACATATTTGAAATCTTGGTCAACACTGTGAAGGACTCCAAGGCCGAGGGCCACTTCCTGTCACTGATGCAGCATCTACTACTGATCCGTAATGATTACTTGGCCAG GCCTCAATACTACAAGTTGATAGATGAGTGTATCTCTCAGATCGTACTGCACAGGAATGGAACAGACCCTGACTTCAAGTGCCGTAACCTCAGCTTCAACATCGAAGGCTTGATAG ACAATATGGTGGACAAGACCAAGGTGGAAACCAGCGAAGCAAAAGCCTCTGAACTGGAAAAGAAG CTGGATGCAGAATTGACAGCACGCCACGAGTTGCAGGTGGAGCTGAAGAAATTGGAGAGCGACTATGAACAGAAGTTGCAGGACCTGAGCCAAGAGAAGGAACAGCTTGCCACATCTAAGCAGGAGCGAGAAAAGGAAAACCAGGGACTACAGGAACAGCTAGGCAACTTGAAAACACAG ATTGAAAAGCTGTCTAAGGATTTGGAAGAGGCAAAAACTAAGGTGATCACTGTTACCGTTCCTGTGCCAACACCTGTATTTCCCCCTccgccacctcctcctccactccCAGGCCAAAATGTAGGTAtacctccacctccaccacctCTACCAGGCCATGCAAACGTACCTGTTCCCCAAGCCCCGCAGGGTCCTCCTTTACCGGGTCATGCTGGtattcctccacctccacctcctttaCCTGGCATGCCAGgacccccaccacctccacccctCCCTGGCATGCCAGgacccccaccacctccacccctCCCTGGCATGCCAggaccaccaccacctccaccccTCCCTGGCATGCCAGGACCACCACCACCTGGAGGTCCTGGTATTCCTCCTCCACCCCCAGGTCCAGGGATGCCTCCACCTCCACCATTTGCCATGGGGGGCTGGGGTGCCCCTGCACCACCAGCACTGCCATTTGGGCTCAAGCCTAAGAAGGAGTACAAGCCTGAGGTTCAGTTGAAGAGAGCCAACTGGAGTAAG ATCGGACCTGAGGACCTCTCAGAAAATAGCTTCTGGATCAAGGCGAAAGAAGACCAATTTGAAAATAACGAACTCTTTGCCAAACTTACCTTAACGTTTTCTTCGCAGACAAAAA CCACCAAAGGTAAGAATAACAGATGCACACTTCCACTTTTCTTTTAG
- the diaph1 gene encoding protein diaphanous homolog 1 isoform X1, giving the protein MDHQTGSSASAAGPKKDKKSKKSYDDGDGKKKFTLKRLIPDELERFTSMRKKEKEKPGPPPGHRHSSAASYEISAQSGMMNDHSDEYVLELFEQMLVDMNLNEEKQQPLRQKDILIKREMVSQYLHTSKAGQSQKESSKSAMMYIQELKADYRDSQLLSCLESLRVSLNNNPVSWVQNFGDEGLALLLNLLRKLQEEECTPIGTKCQHEIIRCLKAFMNNKHGLKSMLESPEGIPLLTRAINPKVPHMMVDAVKLLSAISILERPENLHERVLEAITEEAEKQDTERFQPLLTGMRSSSIALKSGCMQLINALISRAEELDFRIHIRSELLRLGLRDQLKEVRKIENEELKVQLTVFDEQAEDDSEDLKARLDDIRMEMDDVRDIFEILVNTVKDSKAEGHFLSLMQHLLLIRNDYLARPQYYKLIDECISQIVLHRNGTDPDFKCRNLSFNIEGLIDNMVDKTKVETSEAKASELEKKLDAELTARHELQVELKKLESDYEQKLQDLSQEKEQLATSKQEREKENQGLQEQLGNLKTQIEKLSKDLEEAKTKVITVTVPVPTPVFPPPPPPPPLPGQNVGIPPPPPPLPGHANVPVPQAPQGPPLPGHAGIPPPPPPLPGMPGPPPPPPLPGMPGPPPPPPLPGMPGPPPPPPLPGMPGPPPPGGPGIPPPPPGPGMPPPPPFAMGGWGAPAPPALPFGLKPKKEYKPEVQLKRANWSKIGPEDLSENSFWIKAKEDQFENNELFAKLTLTFSSQTKTTKGKNNRCTLPLFF; this is encoded by the exons ACACTCAAACGGCTGATTCCTGATGAG TTGGAGCGTTTCACCAGCATGAGGaaaaaggagaaggagaagCCTGGACCACCGCCAGGTCACCGACACTCTTCAGCTGCCAGCTATGAGATCAGTGCTCAGAGTGGCATGATGAATGATCATTCTGATGAATATGTCCTGGAACTGTTTGAACAGATGCTG GTGGATATGAACCTCAATGAGGAAAAGCAGCAGCCTCTGAGACAGAAAGACATTTTGATCAAACGAGAGATGGTCTCCCAGTACCTCCACACATCTAAAGCT GGTCAGAGCCAGAAGGAGAGTTCCAAGTCGGCCATGATGTACATCCAGGAGTTAAAGGCAGACTATCGAGATTCACAGCTGCTGAGCTGTCTTGAATCTCTAAGAGTTTCACTCAATAACAACCCTGTTAG TTGGGTACAGAACTTTGGAGATGAAGGGTTGGCTCTGCTTCTGAATCTGCTGAGAAAACTCCAGGAAGAGGAATGCAC GCCAATTGGAACGAAATGCCAACATGAGATAATTCGTTGTCTTAAAGCCTTTATGAACAACAAG CATGGTCTGAAATCCATGTTGGAGTCACCTGAGGGAATTCCTCTGCTAACCAGAGCCATCAACCCAAAAGTGCCTCATATGATGGTGGACGCTGTCAAGCTTCTTTCTGCCATCTCCATTTTGGAGCGTCCTGAAAACCT tCACGAGCGTGTTTTAGAGGCCATTACAGAGGAGGCAGAGAAACAGGACACTGAAAGGTTTCAGCCACTTCTTACTGGAATGAGGAGCTCCAGCATTGCACTTAAG AGTGGCTGCATGCAGTTAATAAACGCCTTGATCAGCCGTGCAGAAGAACTGGACTTCAGAATCCATATTCGCTCTGAACTGCTAAGACTGGGTCTTAGAGATCAGCTGAAG GAGGTGCGAAAGATAGAAAATGAAGAGCTGAAGGTGCAACTCACAGTGTTTGATGAGCAGGCTGAAGATGATTCTGAGGACCTCAAAGCACGTCTGGATGACATCCGAATGGAAATGGA TGATGTGAGGGACATATTTGAAATCTTGGTCAACACTGTGAAGGACTCCAAGGCCGAGGGCCACTTCCTGTCACTGATGCAGCATCTACTACTGATCCGTAATGATTACTTGGCCAG GCCTCAATACTACAAGTTGATAGATGAGTGTATCTCTCAGATCGTACTGCACAGGAATGGAACAGACCCTGACTTCAAGTGCCGTAACCTCAGCTTCAACATCGAAGGCTTGATAG ACAATATGGTGGACAAGACCAAGGTGGAAACCAGCGAAGCAAAAGCCTCTGAACTGGAAAAGAAG CTGGATGCAGAATTGACAGCACGCCACGAGTTGCAGGTGGAGCTGAAGAAATTGGAGAGCGACTATGAACAGAAGTTGCAGGACCTGAGCCAAGAGAAGGAACAGCTTGCCACATCTAAGCAGGAGCGAGAAAAGGAAAACCAGGGACTACAGGAACAGCTAGGCAACTTGAAAACACAG ATTGAAAAGCTGTCTAAGGATTTGGAAGAGGCAAAAACTAAGGTGATCACTGTTACCGTTCCTGTGCCAACACCTGTATTTCCCCCTccgccacctcctcctccactccCAGGCCAAAATGTAGGTAtacctccacctccaccacctCTACCAGGCCATGCAAACGTACCTGTTCCCCAAGCCCCGCAGGGTCCTCCTTTACCGGGTCATGCTGGtattcctccacctccacctcctttaCCTGGCATGCCAGgacccccaccacctccacccctCCCTGGCATGCCAGgacccccaccacctccacccctCCCTGGCATGCCAggaccaccaccacctccaccccTCCCTGGCATGCCAGGACCACCACCACCTGGAGGTCCTGGTATTCCTCCTCCACCCCCAGGTCCAGGGATGCCTCCACCTCCACCATTTGCCATGGGGGGCTGGGGTGCCCCTGCACCACCAGCACTGCCATTTGGGCTCAAGCCTAAGAAGGAGTACAAGCCTGAGGTTCAGTTGAAGAGAGCCAACTGGAGTAAG ATCGGACCTGAGGACCTCTCAGAAAATAGCTTCTGGATCAAGGCGAAAGAAGACCAATTTGAAAATAACGAACTCTTTGCCAAACTTACCTTAACGTTTTCTTCGCAGACAAAAA CCACCAAAGGTAAGAATAACAGATGCACACTTCCACTTTTCTTTTAG